The genomic DNA TCCGGAGTTAAACTTGTGCGCGCCAGTCTTGCGGATGTGCTGAAGCCCCAGGCTTACGAGACTTTAACTGCTAGCGGTTGGAAGCCTGCTTTGCCGGAAGGATTTACGAAGGAGAAGATAACATCCTTTTTTAACGTAAAGGGACCAGCAAGTATACCGGTTTTAAGGCCGGACCAGAATACTGTGCGGTTTTCTGTGGCGCGTTTTATAGATGGAGTGCATGAATTTATCGGTGTAGAAGAATATATTAATCCCACCGACTCCATTAAGGTTGCCTTGCGATTTTCCAGCGACTTAATTCATTGGTCTGACAGAACGGTGCTTTATACAGCTAAAAACTGGGAGGAGAGTAAACTCAGATATCCTATTTTCCTTAGTCAGGACGGCGGATCAAATACAGAAATTGGAAAAGAGGGGTTCTTTATACTTGGTACGGATGGGAAAGGAACAGTTACAAAGTTATATGTCCATTCAAAAGCCATTCAGCCCGCTTCATTTCAAACTTTTTTAAAATATGACCTTCAGGATCCGGCCTTGGCCGTGCCCAATCCAGCGTATGACAATTTTTCGGTTAACCTGCAGTTGAATGCCCGTTCCAGAGTGGTAGCAATACTTTACTCTATGGCTGGTCAAAAAATTGCCAGGCTAATAGATGAAAGTTCAGATGCAGGGAGTTACTCCAGGATGTGCAACATAGGGGACTTGGTGCCGGGTATTTATGTGTTGGAAGTATGGGTGAACAAGCAACGGTATAGGCAAAAGATCAAAAAACTTTAATTATGTGCATGCAAATTTAAAAAGCCGCTTTGTCTCCCCGGAACATATTATAGACAGTATAGAAAATGATCTTCAGATCCAGCAGAAAGGACCAGTTTTCAAGATAGAAGATATCAAGTTTTACGCGTCCCCTGATCTGGTATAGTTGGGTAGTATCGCCGCGGTAACCTCGTACTTGGGATAAACCTGTAATGCCGGGCTTGATAAAGTGGCGCACCATATATTTCTCTGCCACCTGCGCGTATTCCTCGCCCAGCTTTAGCATGTGCGGGCGCGGACCCACAATAGACATATGGCCAAGTAAAACATTGAAAAACTGTGGTAGCTCGTCAAGGCTGGTTTTTCGGATAAAGGCACCCACCGGCGTAATGCGGGAATCTCCTCGACGAGCTAAAAGCCTGTTCGCATCCGTATTCATATACATGCTCCGGAGTTTATAGCACTGGAAGTTCTTGTTGTCTATACCTGATCGGACTTGTTTAAAGAAAACCGGCCCCTTTGAATCTAGTTTAATGATGATGGCAAG from Pontibacter liquoris includes the following:
- a CDS encoding T9SS type A sorting domain-containing protein, with product MAEPEDEIIRVGNKAGKGPFRILSSAHWWGHFFDPVFLESKSYEYHKEWQNYSWRRNYNGIFSAQILSDSIKSSKMLFAVSHGENKNEKIGEYYYQNTVRTDFKIHKDEPATYSGGTPYKDCWEAYFGFVNGNWFPYKAGMTWQDVYLSDLGPIAWPSAGYLNQDGSLASNGVRHPSAIVADHFLYIYFVDSSKEGASGVKLVRASLADVLKPQAYETLTASGWKPALPEGFTKEKITSFFNVKGPASIPVLRPDQNTVRFSVARFIDGVHEFIGVEEYINPTDSIKVALRFSSDLIHWSDRTVLYTAKNWEESKLRYPIFLSQDGGSNTEIGKEGFFILGTDGKGTVTKLYVHSKAIQPASFQTFLKYDLQDPALAVPNPAYDNFSVNLQLNARSRVVAILYSMAGQKIARLIDESSDAGSYSRMCNIGDLVPGIYVLEVWVNKQRYRQKIKKL